Proteins co-encoded in one Anabas testudineus chromosome 8, fAnaTes1.2, whole genome shotgun sequence genomic window:
- the LOC113158750 gene encoding granulocyte colony-stimulating factor-like, whose product MDTKTVVALLRCFLLTTLVQSAPTPPLTFKEAIEQTKMVVEKILTGLPAVHAATINIQGWTLDSPTNLQTMEDSLRIPNPPVIKPLSEGFTLETCVGHMLAGIQLYQGLVGVLSDKLSGLSDLKADLRDLLLRINKMEEVGQLSGTSGSDQNSASDLASRLPGNYEVQVAVHLTLSRLQSFCHDMMRSLRNIATYRTQPSGGR is encoded by the exons ATGGACACTAAGACGG TCGTCGCTCTGCTGCGCTGCTTCTTGTTGACAACGTTGGTTCAATCTGCACCGACCCCCCCTCTGACGTTCAAAGAGGCGATCGAGCAAACCAAGATGGTGGTGGAGAAGATCTTGACCGGTCTTCCCGCCGTACACGCTGCCACCATCAACATCCAG GGTTGGACCCTTGACTCCCCCACAAACTTGCAAACGATGGAGGACTCACTGCGCATCCCCAACCCCCCTGTCATCAAACCGCTGTCCGAAGGCTTCACACTG GAGACGTGTGTGGGTCATATGTTGGCAGGAATCCAGCTGTACCAGGGGCTGGTGGGAGTTCTGTCGGACAAACTGAGCGGGCTCAGTGACCTGAAAGCCGACCTCAGAGACCTGCTGCTACGCATCAACAAG ATGGAGGAGGTGGGTCAGCTCAGTGGCACCAGCGGCTCGGATCAGAACTCCGCCTCAGACCTCGCCAGTCGACTCCCTGGTAACTATGAGGTCCAGGTGGCGGTCCACCTGACGCTGTCACGACTCCAGTCCTTCTGCCACGACATGATGCGCAGCCTGAGAAACATCGCCACCTACAGGACCCAACCTTCAGGTGGACGTTAA